Part of the Paenibacillus guangzhouensis genome is shown below.
TTCAATGAATACGAAATGCGCGGCGTGCCGCTTCGCCTAGAACTCGGTCCTCGTGACATGGAGAATGGCGTATGTGTACTCGTATCGCGTATTACTGGCGAGAAGCGTATCGTACAGCAAGCGAACCTCGTTGAAGAAGTGAAGACCATGCTAGAAGATATTCATCAAGAAATGTTTAATCGTGCGAAGCAGTTCCGCGAAGATCATTTCAAATCGGTGGATACACTAGATGAACTCAAAGCTTCTATGGAAGAGCAGCGTGGATTCTATCTTGCAGGTTGGTGTGGATCGGCTGCTTGTGAGTCGCAGGTCAAAGAAGAGACAGGCGCAACAAGTCGTAACATTCCTTTCGAGCCGCAAGAGAAGAAGTCGACTTGCCTATGTTGTGGGGAACAAGCAGAGCACACGGTTGTATTCGCTCGCGCTTACTAATATTTTGAATTAAGTTGAAAAGCTTCTTACGAAGATCTCGATGATTTATCGATGCCTCTTTTGCAGAAGCTTTTCGATTTTGTAGGGGGGACATCATGGGAAATTTGGGGGAGAAAAGAAAGCGGTTCGAGATACTCCTGAATCAAGCTGAAATTCCAGGCAGTATGATCGATGCTTATTTTACAGAAGGATACATCGATCGTGTGGAGACGAGCCGGACGAATCGGGAGTGGACCATCTATATACGTCGTGATTCGATCTTACCTTCACCCGCTTATCGTACCTTTGGTGTGCAAGTGCGTGAACGGATGTCTCACATTGCGAAGATCAAGATTATTCTTGAATATTCGGAAACGGTGACGACTGGCGAGATCGTCGAAGAATATTGGGGATTATTCCTGGAGTGGGTACAACGTGAGATCGCTTCGGTTCAGGGATTCATGAGTAAAGCACAAGTTCAAGCGGAACAATCGAATGTGCTCGTAACGCTGAGCGATACTACATCATTGGAACTCGCTCGCAAGCGCAGCATTGACGACGCGATCACGCGATTTTATGAGCAATATTTCAATCGGACCGTGCGCGTGAAGCTTCAAGCAGGTGAATTTAATTCCGAGAAGTATGAAGAATTCCAGCAGAAGCTGGTTGTTGAAGAACGTGAAGTCATTCAACAGATGATGACAAGTATCGAACCTGAAGTTGAGAGTGACAGCGGCAGTAACGAGGACATTAAATTACAAGTGGGATATGAAATTAAAGAGCAGCCTGTGCCACTTGAACAGATTCAAGACGAAGAGAAGAAGGTTACGATTCAAGGTGCTATTTTCGGGCTAGATGTGAAGGAGCTTCGAAATGGCAGTACGTTATATACGTATTACTTGACGGATTTCACAGATTCCTTGCAGATGAAGATGTTCGCGAAGAACAAAGAAGATGTCAAGATTATGAATCTGCTGGCGAATGGCAAGTGGGTGCGGGCACGGGGCAAGGTGGAATATGACCGCTTCATGCAAGTTCCTGAACTTGTCATGATTCCTTCAGACCTGATGGAGATCAAAGCACCACCTGATCGGATGGACCATGCGAAGGAGAAACGCGTAGAATTCCATTTGCACTCCACGATGAGTACGATGGATGCTGTGACTTCGATTGATCAATACATCAAGATGGCTGCGAAGTGGGGCCATAAAGCAATTGCCGTAACAGATCATGCGAATGTCCAGTGCTATCCGGAGGCAGACAAAGCTGCGAAGAAAAATGGCATTAAGCTGATCTATGGACTAGAAGCGAATGTTGTGAATGACGGTGTTGATATTGTGTTGGAACCACAACCGATTGAACTGAAGCAAGCGACTTATGTCGTATTTGACGTCGAGACTACTGGATTATCGGTAACGAATAGTAAGATTATCGAGCTTGCCGGGGTTAAAATGTGTGAAGGGCGTGAAATTGGCCGGTTCGCTAAATTCATCAATCCTCATGAGAAAATCCCGTACAATATTACGCAGCTTACGAACATTACCGATGAGATGGTCAGAGATGCACCGGAACTTGATCCTGTTATTCGAGAATTCGTGGATTTCATTGGCGACTCCATTCTGGTTGCCCACAACGCGAGGTTTGATATGGGATTCTTGCAGCATGCCTTGAGACAGCTCAACCTTTCTCCAGTTACGAATCCGGTTATCGATACGCTAGAGCTTGCTAGACTGATTCATCCGACCTTGAAAAATCACCGCCTAAACACGTTAGCGGCTAAATATAAAGTATCGCTTGAGAACCATCACCGCGCGATTGATGACTCCATTGCACTTGGCGGCATCCTATTTGGGCTCTTACAAGATGCGGAAGAGCAGCTTCGCATTACGATGCTGGATCGATTGAATGACTATGTCGGTAAAGATCTGTCCAATATGCGTCCATTCCATTGCGGAATCTATGCGGTGAACAATGTAGGGAAGAAGAATTTATACAAATTGGTCTCATTATCTCATACCGAAACATTCAAACGGGTTGCTTGTATCCCGCGCAGTAAATTAATTGAACATCGCGAAGGACTTATCGTCATATCCGGCTGCGAGAAAGGTGAACTGTTCGAGACGGTACTCAACAAAACGATTGAAGAGGCCGAAGAGGTGGCGCAATTTTACGATGTTCTTGAGATTCAACCTCTTACAATGTATATGCATTTGGTGGAGAAAGGTCTGGTTGCCAGCCCAGCGCACATTGAACAAGCGATTCAGAATATTTGTCGTATAGGGTTGAAGCTGGACAAGCCTGTTATTGCTACAGGGAATGTCCATTACTTAAATCCGAGAGATAAAATTTATAGAGATATCGCTATTCACGGCATTACGGGCTTCAGTCCGCTCAAAGATATTCGTAAGCCGGATGCGCATTTGCGTACGACAGACGAGATGCTCGAGGAGTTCGCATTTTTGGGCAAAGAAAAAGCCTATGAAGTCGTCGTGACGAACACGAGCGCTTTGGCGGATCGTTTTGAAGAGATCAAATTGTTCCCTGACAAACTGTTCACGCCGAATATTGACGGCGCGGACGAAGAGATTCGGAGCACATGCTACCAGACCGCCAAGGATCTGTATGGCGATGAGTTGAACGAGATTATTATCGCTCGGCTGGAGAAGGAACTCGTTCCGATTATCAAATTCGGCTTT
Proteins encoded:
- a CDS encoding PolC-type DNA polymerase III, with the translated sequence MGNLGEKRKRFEILLNQAEIPGSMIDAYFTEGYIDRVETSRTNREWTIYIRRDSILPSPAYRTFGVQVRERMSHIAKIKIILEYSETVTTGEIVEEYWGLFLEWVQREIASVQGFMSKAQVQAEQSNVLVTLSDTTSLELARKRSIDDAITRFYEQYFNRTVRVKLQAGEFNSEKYEEFQQKLVVEEREVIQQMMTSIEPEVESDSGSNEDIKLQVGYEIKEQPVPLEQIQDEEKKVTIQGAIFGLDVKELRNGSTLYTYYLTDFTDSLQMKMFAKNKEDVKIMNLLANGKWVRARGKVEYDRFMQVPELVMIPSDLMEIKAPPDRMDHAKEKRVEFHLHSTMSTMDAVTSIDQYIKMAAKWGHKAIAVTDHANVQCYPEADKAAKKNGIKLIYGLEANVVNDGVDIVLEPQPIELKQATYVVFDVETTGLSVTNSKIIELAGVKMCEGREIGRFAKFINPHEKIPYNITQLTNITDEMVRDAPELDPVIREFVDFIGDSILVAHNARFDMGFLQHALRQLNLSPVTNPVIDTLELARLIHPTLKNHRLNTLAAKYKVSLENHHRAIDDSIALGGILFGLLQDAEEQLRITMLDRLNDYVGKDLSNMRPFHCGIYAVNNVGKKNLYKLVSLSHTETFKRVACIPRSKLIEHREGLIVISGCEKGELFETVLNKTIEEAEEVAQFYDVLEIQPLTMYMHLVEKGLVASPAHIEQAIQNICRIGLKLDKPVIATGNVHYLNPRDKIYRDIAIHGITGFSPLKDIRKPDAHLRTTDEMLEEFAFLGKEKAYEVVVTNTSALADRFEEIKLFPDKLFTPNIDGADEEIRSTCYQTAKDLYGDELNEIIIARLEKELVPIIKFGFSANYLISARLVKKSNQDGYLVGSRGSVGSSIVATFLGISEVNPLPPHYLCLNSNCKHSEWFTDGSVPSGFDLPDKSCPNCGQPLKGEGQDIPFETFLGFKGDKVPDIDLNFSGDYQPIAHNFTKEMFGEKCVFRAGTIGTVAEKTAFGFAKKYEEDQHKKWRGAELNRLASGCTGVKRSTGQHPGGIVVVPDYIDVEDVTPVQYPADDVNAEWKTTHFDYHAFEANLLKLDILGHDDPTMMRMLQDLTGVDPTSIPMNDPKVMSLFNSTDAIGVRPDQIRTPVATYGIPEMGTKFVRQMLIEAKPSTFADLLQISGLSHGTGVWLGNAQDLIKNGTCTIKTVIGCRDEIMLFLIYKAGMDAGLAFKITENVRKGKGLSDEWIQEMKNCKVPQWYIDSCLKIQYMFPKAHAAAYVISAVRCAFYKIYHPIAFYATYFSVRGADFDLDVLCQGYDAIHKMIVEIEAKGFQATPKEKNSLSILEMSLEMTARGFTFKPIDLYRSDATKFIVDGDSLIPPFAAIQGIGENAARSIAAAREQGEYLSIEDFQMRSKASKTIVEVLGQMGCFRGLPESNQLSLF